The stretch of DNA GCTCGATCACCTTGTCGTGCTCGGCGCTGGTGAAGGCCTCGTACTCCTGGCGAATGTGGTTGTACACGTCGCGCAGCTTCTGGATCACCGGATCGTCGGTGGGGGCTTTTTCGGCGGCCACGGCCAGCTTGTCTTCGGCCTGGAGTTCGGGCAGGCTGCGCTCGCCGTAGGTGGTCACCGCAAAGTCAACGGTGGCCTTGAGTTCGTCTAGGGTGGACGCCGATAGCTCGATGGGAAAAATATCCGGCGAGGCCTTCCAGGTTTTGACCTTTTTGGTGCCGCCAAAGCCCTGGGCCGGGGCGCGCCCCTTGGTGCCCGGTACGGCGGTGACCGAAAACTCGTCTTCGTCCTCGGGCTTGACGATGCGGGGCATGAGGTACTCGCGCACCTTGAGGCGAGCCATATAGTCGGCGTTACCGCCGAGGATGATATCGGTACCACGCCCCGCCATGTTGGTGGCGATGGTAACCGAGCCACTGCGACCGGCCTGGGCGACAATCTCAGACTCCCGCTCCACATTCTCGGGTTTGGCGTTGAGCAGGTTGTGGGGCACGCCGCGATCGCTCAGCAGTGCCGACAGCACCTCCGACTTTTCAACGCTGGTGGTACCTACGAGAACCGGGCGACCGACCTCGTGCATCTCGGCGCACTCTGCGGCCACGGCCTTCCACTTGGCCTCTTCGTTTTTGTAGACCACATCCGACAGGTCGCGGCGGGCGGCGGGGCGGTTGGTGGGAATGATGGTAACTTCGAGCTTGTAGATGCGCTCGAACTCGGCTTCTTCGGTCTTAGCGGTGCCGGTCATGCCCGACAGCTTGGGGTAAAGCAGGAAGAAGTTCTGGTAGGTAATGCTGGCCAGGGTCTGGGTTTCGGGCTGGATTTCCACATGCTCTTTGGCCTCGATCGCCTGGTGCAGACCATCGCTCCAGCGGCGACCGGGCATCACCCGCCCGGTGAACTCGTCCACAATGATGATCTCGTCGTTGCGGACGATGTATTTGACGTCTTTGGTAAACAGCTCCTTGGCCTTGATCGCGTTGAAGATGTAGTGGGCCCAGGGATCCTTGGGGTCGAACAGGTCCTGCACCCCCAGCAGTTCTTCAGCCCGAATGAAGCCTTCGTCAGTGAGCAGGACGTTGTGGGCCTTTTCATCCACCTCGTAGTGTTCTTCGGCGTTTAGCTCCCGGGCGACTTCGTCGGCGCGGTTGTACTTCTCGCTGGGGCGCTCCACCTGCCCCGAAATAATCAGCGGCGTGCGGGCCTCATCGATGAGAATGGAATCGACTTCATCGATGACGCAGTAGTTGAAGGGGCGCTGCACCACGTCTTCGATCGCGGTGGCCATGTTGTCGCGCAGGTAGTCGAAGCCAAACTCGCTGTTGGTGCCGTAGGTGATATCGCAGCCGTAGTTGTGGCGGCGCTCGGTGGGCGACATGCCCTGCTGAATCAGCCCCACGCTGAGGCCCAGAAAGCGGTGAATCTGCCCCATCCACTCGGCGTCGCGGCGAGCCA from Leptolyngbya sp. KIOST-1 encodes:
- the secA gene encoding preprotein translocase subunit SecA, with the translated sequence MLKNLLGDPNARKLKKYRPDVVEINLLEDEIQQLSDEALAAKTGEFKQRIEKGESLDDLLPEAFAVVREASKRVLGMRHFDVQLIGGMVLHDGQIAEMKTGEGKTLVATLPSYLNALSGKGAHVVTVNDYLARRDAEWMGQIHRFLGLSVGLIQQGMSPTERRHNYGCDITYGTNSEFGFDYLRDNMATAIEDVVQRPFNYCVIDEVDSILIDEARTPLIISGQVERPSEKYNRADEVARELNAEEHYEVDEKAHNVLLTDEGFIRAEELLGVQDLFDPKDPWAHYIFNAIKAKELFTKDVKYIVRNDEIIIVDEFTGRVMPGRRWSDGLHQAIEAKEHVEIQPETQTLASITYQNFFLLYPKLSGMTGTAKTEEAEFERIYKLEVTIIPTNRPAARRDLSDVVYKNEEAKWKAVAAECAEMHEVGRPVLVGTTSVEKSEVLSALLSDRGVPHNLLNAKPENVERESEIVAQAGRSGSVTIATNMAGRGTDIILGGNADYMARLKVREYLMPRIVKPEDEDEFSVTAVPGTKGRAPAQGFGGTKKVKTWKASPDIFPIELSASTLDELKATVDFAVTTYGERSLPELQAEDKLAVAAEKAPTDDPVIQKLRDVYNHIRQEYEAFTSAEHDKVIERGGLHVIGTERHESRRIDNQLRGRAGRQGDPGSTKFFLSLQDNLLRIFGGDRVAGLMNAFRVEEDMPIESGMLTRSLEGAQKKVETYYYDIRKQVFEYDEVMNNQRRAIYAERRRVLEGDQLKEMVIGYAEQTMNDIVEAYVNPELPPEEWKLPEMVGKVKEFVYLLADLTPEQLEDLSVGEIKTFLHEQARIAYDIKEAQVDQIKPGLMREAERFFILQQIDSLWRDHLQQMDALRETVGLRGYGQKDPLIEYKSEGYEVFLDMMTGIRRNVVYTLFQFQPQPQPQVRTSQEVG